A region of Nostoc sp. HK-01 DNA encodes the following proteins:
- a CDS encoding transposase — MRVLLLDECHLLWGDSIGYVWGRTDQEISIPISNERNKQTYYGAVDYLDKNLLLKTYDTANSKNTIDYLSYLLKESPNQQLLIFWDGASYHRSKEIQNFLASINQGLPLEQWKIYCVRFAPNCPSQNPIEDVWLQAKTWVRRFCALIPTFSHLKWMFEWFIKNTTFDFPSLQMYGAFSKIKY, encoded by the coding sequence TTGAGAGTCTTGCTATTAGATGAGTGTCATTTACTTTGGGGAGATAGCATTGGATATGTTTGGGGTAGAACCGACCAAGAGATAAGCATTCCAATTAGTAACGAACGAAATAAACAAACTTATTATGGAGCAGTTGACTATCTAGATAAAAATTTATTGTTGAAAACCTACGATACAGCTAACTCAAAAAATACGATTGATTATCTCAGCTATTTACTAAAAGAGTCACCTAACCAACAATTACTAATTTTTTGGGATGGAGCTAGTTATCATCGTTCAAAAGAAATTCAAAATTTTTTAGCATCTATTAACCAAGGTTTACCTCTAGAGCAATGGAAAATTTATTGCGTCCGCTTTGCGCCTAACTGTCCCTCCCAAAACCCCATAGAAGATGTTTGGTTGCAAGCGAAAACTTGGGTGCGACGTTTTTGTGCTTTAATCCCAACATTTTCTCATCTTAAGTGGATGTTTGAGTGGTTCATTAAAAACACTACCTTTGATTTTCCGTCTCTCCAGATGTACGGAGCATTTTCAAAAATCAAATACTAG
- a CDS encoding OmpA/MotB domain protein → MTDFISDEFLNPETEDEDDSSIYLSIGDLMSGLLMFFALLFITALLQLAQKDVPKRVVIGNVVGQMKSNNINVKVNPDTGDVSIQESILFSKGSTELKPEGKTFLRRFIPVYSGVIFSKPEFEKEISRVVIEGHTSSDGDYKANLQLSLLRSASVYNYIFYEMNFPTKAPLSQKILAAGRGEIESDKKRDNPSDRKVLFRFQFRSDELKKNTAKPSF, encoded by the coding sequence ATGACTGATTTCATCAGTGATGAATTTCTGAACCCAGAAACCGAGGATGAGGATGACTCTAGCATTTATCTGTCTATTGGCGATTTGATGTCTGGTCTATTAATGTTTTTCGCTTTATTGTTTATTACCGCATTACTCCAACTTGCACAAAAAGATGTACCAAAACGGGTAGTGATTGGTAATGTTGTGGGACAGATGAAAAGTAACAATATCAATGTTAAAGTTAATCCAGATACTGGTGATGTGAGTATCCAAGAATCAATTCTTTTTTCTAAAGGAAGTACAGAACTGAAACCAGAAGGTAAAACCTTCTTACGCCGCTTTATTCCTGTTTACAGTGGCGTAATCTTCTCAAAACCAGAGTTTGAGAAAGAAATTAGCCGTGTAGTTATAGAAGGTCACACTAGTTCAGATGGAGACTATAAAGCTAATCTACAACTAAGCTTATTAAGATCAGCATCAGTATATAATTACATTTTTTATGAAATGAATTTTCCTACTAAAGCACCTTTAAGCCAAAAAATACTGGCTGCTGGTCGTGGAGAAATTGAATCTGACAAAAAACGTGATAATCCAAGTGATCGCAAAGTATTATTCCGTTTTCAGTTTCGTAGTGATGAGTTAAAGAAAAATACTGCTAAACCTTCTTTTTAA
- a CDS encoding type III restriction enzyme res subunit, translated as MRSLLLKRNIPLTNADLVSLEELLFNAEAIESRERFEEVCGKNLNLKLFIRQLVGLDRNAAKQAFGKYLEGSSFNATQIRFVEIIIDYLTQNGVMNAGLLYEPPFTDLHYEGLDGVLEVTMLTGLFQ; from the coding sequence GTGCGATCACTCCTCCTTAAACGCAACATCCCCCTGACCAATGCAGATTTAGTATCCCTAGAAGAACTGCTGTTCAACGCCGAAGCCATTGAAAGCCGGGAGAGATTTGAGGAAGTCTGCGGGAAGAACCTCAACCTCAAGCTGTTCATCCGTCAGTTGGTTGGTTTAGACAGGAATGCAGCGAAACAAGCATTTGGGAAATATTTGGAGGGCAGTAGTTTCAATGCTACTCAGATTCGCTTTGTGGAAATTATCATTGATTACCTGACACAAAACGGAGTCATGAATGCAGGCTTACTCTATGAACCGCCATTCACCGATCTGCACTACGAAGGATTAGATGGAGTTTTGGAAGTGACGATGCTGACGGGATTGTTTCAATAG
- a CDS encoding transposase yields MINQELQSKIAELQKFIDERPDAREVRKALAVKLVYQSYKYEGIQTILDVSVGSITTWKQAYEKDGILGLRLKHKGRKSHLNTQQREEVLAWLQTKECWELGELEYKLAFEYDVIYESKRSYYDLFDAAGISWKKTSSANPKVNEEAVAAKKKRFHHCWQAAEKI; encoded by the coding sequence ATGATAAACCAGGAGCTACAGTCTAAAATTGCAGAACTACAAAAATTTATAGATGAGCGTCCAGATGCAAGGGAAGTAAGAAAAGCATTGGCAGTAAAGCTGGTTTATCAAAGCTACAAGTATGAGGGAATTCAAACAATTTTAGATGTTTCAGTTGGTTCAATAACAACATGGAAACAAGCCTATGAGAAAGATGGAATTTTAGGACTGCGCCTGAAACACAAAGGGAGAAAAAGCCACTTGAATACTCAACAAAGAGAAGAAGTATTGGCTTGGTTACAAACGAAGGAATGTTGGGAGCTTGGCGAACTTGAGTATAAATTGGCTTTTGAATATGATGTAATTTATGAATCAAAACGAAGTTATTATGACTTGTTTGATGCAGCAGGAATTAGTTGGAAGAAGACTTCTTCTGCAAATCCAAAAGTTAATGAAGAAGCAGTCGCCGCAAAAAAAAAGAGATTTCATCACTGTTGGCAAGCCGCCGAGAAGATATAG
- a CDS encoding transcriptional regulator, translated as MTSPLKLIFEAINQARSQHELQLQVVPKIGEYFAAKRYSILFFEQLPLAADKNLQKIFKIALSIKHNPIARYLVERHAPVHEALVMSPKAWKVICPRPDHWHVLAGPIINRNQLVGVVGCTREQSMPAFDTQNLSDLSSICLHLSVWAATVNSLPNVTAKSQYSLFHSDRLTPRELQIAQLVASGLTNAEIGNQLWITENSVKQALKRMFRKLEVSSRAEMVAQLLARKHYSSDANLDL; from the coding sequence ATGACAAGTCCCTTAAAACTGATTTTTGAAGCCATCAACCAAGCCCGTAGTCAGCATGAACTACAATTACAAGTTGTGCCAAAAATTGGGGAGTATTTTGCGGCAAAACGATATTCCATCTTGTTCTTCGAGCAATTACCTTTAGCTGCCGATAAAAATCTTCAGAAAATTTTCAAAATTGCATTATCCATTAAACACAATCCGATAGCGCGTTATTTGGTAGAGCGTCATGCGCCTGTCCATGAAGCACTAGTGATGTCACCAAAGGCTTGGAAAGTTATTTGTCCCCGCCCCGATCATTGGCACGTTCTGGCAGGGCCAATAATTAACCGCAATCAATTAGTCGGCGTAGTGGGTTGCACTCGTGAACAGTCAATGCCCGCCTTTGATACACAAAATCTCAGCGATTTGAGTTCTATTTGCTTGCACCTATCTGTTTGGGCGGCAACAGTTAATTCACTACCGAATGTCACAGCAAAGTCGCAATACTCTCTTTTTCACAGCGATCGCTTAACACCTCGTGAGTTGCAAATTGCTCAATTGGTTGCTTCCGGGCTAACTAACGCAGAAATTGGCAATCAGCTTTGGATTACTGAAAATTCTGTCAAGCAAGCTTTAAAGCGAATGTTTCGTAAACTTGAGGTTTCATCTCGTGCAGAGATGGTTGCACAACTTTTAGCTAGAAAACATTATTCATCAGACGCAAATTTAGATTTATGA
- a CDS encoding cytochrome P450 like protein: MKHLSDYNFFDPELLVCPYEFYKLAQEQAPIMELPSPKSDAKLFLVTSYDLVSEILKDTKVFSSNFSTLLAGKEEQDDELQKIYAQGWPQINTLLTADPPEHERFRALVNKAFSSARVNKMQDLIEQIVDELIDDFIAQSKCEFVSEFAVPLPVKVIAQQLGVPQVDLPKFKQWSDAFIARLGQLLSREQEIECAKDVVAFQHYFYDVIESRKKQPQDDLITDLVQAKVAGERELDTAELLSIIQQILVAGNETVTSALTAGMLLLTKNQQQVPLLQVDPCLLENLVEEVLRMETPTAGMWRVVTQDTTLQDIALKAGSLVMVRFDAANRDPIKFQQGQHFDVGRQNANNHLSFGQGIHFCLGAMLARKEMHIAYQRLLLRMKNIRLAQQGYQYLPNVLMRTLKYLYIEFDK, encoded by the coding sequence ATGAAGCATCTGTCAGATTACAACTTCTTTGACCCAGAACTGCTTGTATGTCCTTATGAATTTTACAAGCTGGCACAGGAGCAAGCACCAATTATGGAACTACCGAGTCCTAAATCTGATGCCAAGCTTTTTCTTGTAACCAGCTACGACTTGGTGAGCGAAATTCTTAAGGATACAAAAGTATTCTCCAGCAATTTTTCTACTTTACTGGCAGGCAAAGAAGAACAAGATGATGAATTGCAGAAAATCTATGCTCAAGGTTGGCCGCAGATAAACACTCTGCTCACAGCAGACCCACCAGAACACGAGCGATTCCGAGCATTAGTAAATAAAGCATTTAGCTCGGCGCGTGTCAACAAAATGCAAGATTTGATTGAGCAGATTGTTGATGAACTCATTGACGATTTCATTGCCCAGAGTAAGTGTGAATTCGTCAGTGAGTTTGCCGTACCTTTACCAGTCAAAGTTATTGCTCAACAGTTAGGTGTGCCGCAAGTAGATTTGCCAAAATTTAAACAATGGTCGGATGCTTTTATTGCGCGTCTAGGCCAATTACTTTCTAGAGAGCAGGAGATTGAGTGTGCTAAAGATGTTGTTGCTTTCCAGCATTACTTTTATGATGTCATCGAGTCACGCAAAAAACAGCCTCAAGATGATTTAATCACCGACTTGGTACAGGCAAAAGTGGCGGGAGAACGAGAACTTGATACGGCTGAGTTACTAAGTATAATTCAGCAAATACTAGTGGCCGGTAATGAGACAGTCACTAGTGCGCTAACAGCTGGGATGCTGTTACTGACAAAAAATCAACAGCAGGTTCCGTTGCTACAAGTAGATCCTTGCTTGCTAGAGAATTTGGTGGAAGAAGTTTTACGGATGGAAACTCCAACAGCCGGAATGTGGCGAGTTGTAACGCAAGATACAACACTTCAAGACATCGCTCTCAAAGCTGGCTCTTTAGTGATGGTTCGCTTTGATGCTGCTAACCGCGACCCGATAAAATTTCAGCAGGGGCAACATTTCGACGTGGGTCGGCAGAATGCAAACAACCACCTATCTTTTGGTCAAGGTATTCATTTTTGTTTGGGTGCAATGCTTGCTCGTAAGGAAATGCACATCGCTTATCAACGGTTGCTGCTACGGATGAAGAACATCCGCTTGGCACAACAAGGATACCAGTACTTACCAAATGTACTCATGCGTACACTGAAGTATTTATATATTGAGTTTGACAAGTGA